In Nostoc sp. CENA543, a single genomic region encodes these proteins:
- a CDS encoding glycoside hydrolase family 15 protein: MTTANTSQARLEYYYQQIKSIILMRQNPITGLLPASTAITAHGDYTDAWVRDNVYSILAVWGLALAYRKVDEDKGRTYELEHSVIKLMRGLLFAMMRQAHKVEQFKHTQSLLDGLHAKYNTTTGDIVVGDDEWGHLQLDATSIFLLMLAQMTASGLQIVYTIDEVNFVQNLVYYIGRAYRTPDYGIWERGNKINHGNAELNTSSVGMAKAALEAINGLDVFGVRGSQASVIHVLPDEIARARITLESLLPRESASKEIDAALLSIISYPAFAVEDVQLRERTLNDIINKLQGKYGCKRFLRDGHQTVLEDTQRLHYEPWELKQFEHIECEWPLFFTYLALDGLFRGDKKQVKFYQESLANLLVERDGLQLLPELYYVPTENVEAEKLVPQSQPRLPNENIPLVWAQSLYFLGQMLSEGLLAIGDIDPLGRHLCVGKNREALVQIALLAEDEDLQLELEVHGIETQTPKQVEPIQVRKAGELSHIYTQIGRNDKLGLTGRPVRRLRSLTTSRIFRIQGETVVFLPSFLDSQQFYLTLDYHFLVDQIRSELAYIQKYWSDLGRPTLTLMLTHTILETGSQALLELMQELKEGVCNGVKVKLGKLNQLMLTAGIQRIDFLPAGDFTQLAMQNAAPHCYYLAYHPGKNWRLGHTQEFQMECETNLSLLLSSVRSSENLYEQIELLQTLTRLQGLEFDTGFGGNDHPVTVAYLLNEVYTKAGDYGHWAVVRRAAGLLQMVDIGLSDAVTSILVRGKQIAVGRAYSEASLITVPMPHNEIFDKINNFCREDIRDRVLTQEILIYLGILIKTEPELFQGLLTLRVGYLILLITSELARELRVTQDEAYEKLMELAPFEVKNRLRQVLTAYTGMSSLLRQQESLHVKQKESDIDWVVLPVITEETEAQEIPVGGWRRFRQAEGALSRVPKNFFQQVWLLMHHCKGLVIGDKLERRNRLESDVMLSEMTAGEKNFALLVEHLLNKIEAPEYRHVNIEALMELAAIASKNPNLQIEEYIVLDVLIGHAVRLAWLDGHPERGDRYDEDKASAWRHFYNTSPRDCTTYILKAFRFLTEFVQEFEPQS, encoded by the coding sequence ATGACAACAGCCAACACATCACAAGCCCGTCTGGAGTATTACTACCAGCAAATCAAAAGCATCATTTTGATGCGTCAAAATCCTATTACCGGCTTGTTACCAGCCAGCACAGCCATAACAGCCCACGGTGATTATACAGATGCTTGGGTGAGAGATAATGTTTATAGTATCTTGGCGGTTTGGGGTTTAGCCCTGGCATATCGTAAGGTAGATGAAGATAAAGGGCGCACCTATGAATTAGAACACAGTGTGATTAAATTGATGCGTGGATTATTGTTTGCAATGATGCGACAAGCCCACAAAGTCGAACAATTTAAGCACACACAATCACTTCTAGATGGCTTACACGCCAAATACAATACAACAACCGGCGATATTGTCGTTGGTGATGATGAATGGGGACATCTGCAATTAGATGCGACATCAATATTTTTATTGATGCTGGCACAAATGACGGCTTCTGGGTTGCAGATCGTTTATACAATTGACGAAGTTAACTTTGTCCAAAACCTGGTTTACTACATTGGACGCGCCTATCGCACCCCCGATTATGGTATTTGGGAACGGGGAAATAAAATCAATCATGGTAACGCAGAGTTAAACACCAGTTCTGTGGGGATGGCGAAAGCCGCGCTAGAAGCTATCAACGGACTAGATGTATTTGGAGTCAGGGGAAGTCAAGCTTCTGTTATTCACGTATTACCAGACGAAATTGCTCGCGCTCGGATTACTTTAGAATCATTATTACCGAGAGAATCGGCATCAAAAGAAATTGATGCGGCTTTATTAAGTATTATTAGCTATCCGGCTTTTGCTGTCGAAGATGTGCAGTTAAGAGAACGCACACTCAACGATATTATTAATAAACTCCAAGGAAAATACGGTTGCAAACGCTTTTTGCGGGATGGACATCAAACGGTTTTAGAAGATACTCAACGGCTGCATTATGAACCCTGGGAATTGAAACAATTTGAGCATATTGAATGTGAATGGCCGTTATTTTTCACTTATTTAGCCCTGGATGGGTTATTTCGTGGTGATAAAAAACAAGTTAAGTTTTACCAAGAAAGTCTAGCCAATTTATTAGTTGAACGAGATGGATTACAGCTATTACCAGAATTATATTATGTGCCGACGGAAAACGTCGAAGCCGAAAAATTAGTCCCCCAAAGTCAACCACGTTTACCGAATGAAAATATCCCCTTGGTGTGGGCGCAAAGTTTATATTTTCTCGGTCAAATGTTGAGTGAAGGGTTATTAGCCATCGGTGATATTGACCCATTGGGGAGACATTTGTGTGTTGGGAAAAATCGGGAAGCTTTAGTGCAGATTGCTCTATTAGCCGAAGACGAAGATTTACAATTAGAGTTAGAAGTACATGGGATTGAAACCCAAACACCCAAACAAGTAGAACCCATTCAAGTCAGAAAGGCAGGGGAACTTTCCCATATTTATACTCAAATTGGGCGCAATGATAAACTGGGGTTAACTGGACGACCAGTGAGAAGATTACGCAGTTTAACTACATCTCGAATTTTTCGCATCCAAGGCGAAACAGTGGTATTTCTGCCATCATTTCTAGACTCACAGCAGTTTTATTTAACGCTGGATTATCATTTTTTGGTAGATCAAATTAGAAGCGAATTGGCATATATTCAAAAATATTGGAGTGATTTAGGTCGTCCAACTTTAACTTTAATGTTGACACACACCATTTTAGAAACTGGTTCTCAAGCTTTATTAGAACTGATGCAGGAGTTAAAAGAAGGTGTTTGTAATGGTGTAAAAGTTAAACTAGGAAAACTCAATCAACTGATGCTAACGGCGGGAATTCAAAGGATAGACTTTCTCCCCGCAGGTGATTTTACGCAGTTAGCTATGCAAAATGCGGCACCACATTGCTATTATTTGGCGTATCATCCTGGTAAAAACTGGCGTTTAGGGCATACTCAAGAATTCCAGATGGAATGTGAAACTAACTTGAGTTTATTATTGTCATCTGTGCGTTCATCAGAAAACCTCTATGAGCAAATTGAATTATTGCAGACTTTGACCCGTTTGCAAGGATTAGAATTTGATACAGGCTTTGGGGGGAATGATCACCCTGTAACGGTGGCTTATTTACTCAATGAAGTCTACACCAAAGCTGGGGATTACGGCCATTGGGCGGTAGTTCGTCGGGCGGCGGGTTTATTGCAAATGGTGGATATTGGCTTATCGGATGCGGTGACAAGTATTTTGGTTAGGGGTAAACAAATTGCCGTGGGTAGGGCTTATAGTGAAGCCTCGCTAATTACAGTCCCCATGCCTCATAATGAAATTTTCGATAAGATTAATAACTTCTGTCGTGAGGATATCCGCGATCGCGTCTTAACTCAAGAAATTTTAATTTACTTGGGTATCTTAATTAAAACAGAGCCAGAATTATTTCAAGGATTACTCACCCTGAGAGTAGGTTATCTCATCTTATTAATTACCAGCGAACTAGCGCGAGAGTTGCGCGTCACTCAAGATGAAGCCTATGAAAAGTTAATGGAACTTGCACCCTTTGAAGTGAAAAACCGTCTGCGTCAAGTATTGACTGCATACACAGGGATGAGTAGTTTGTTACGTCAGCAGGAATCACTCCACGTCAAGCAAAAAGAAAGTGACATTGATTGGGTAGTGTTACCCGTGATTACCGAAGAAACAGAAGCACAGGAAATTCCTGTGGGTGGTTGGCGACGCTTCCGTCAAGCTGAAGGCGCACTCAGCCGCGTCCCCAAAAACTTCTTTCAGCAAGTTTGGTTATTAATGCACCATTGTAAAGGTTTAGTAATTGGCGATAAATTAGAGCGTCGCAATCGTTTAGAAAGCGATGTCATGTTATCTGAGATGACAGCCGGGGAGAAGAATTTTGCTTTATTAGTGGAACATCTATTAAATAAGATTGAAGCCCCAGAATATCGCCACGTTAACATTGAAGCACTCATGGAACTAGCCGCGATCGCCTCTAAAAACCCCAATCTGCAAATTGAAGAATATATTGTATTGGATGTATTAATTGGTCACGCGGTGCGTTTAGCTTGGCTAGATGGACATCCCGAACGCGGCGATCGCTATGATGAAGATAAAGCCAGCGCATGGCGACATTTTTACAACACCTCCCCCAGAGATTGTACTACCTATATTCTCAAGGCCTTTAGATTCTTAACAGAGTTTGTCCAAGAATTTGAGCCTCAGAGTTAG
- a CDS encoding calcium-binding protein produces the protein MYNNIIGTPFNDLLVGTAFDDLIVALQGDDRIIGSAGNDFIVGDTGIDTVDYSELGQAITLQATGIVQKGKVGTDTLNGIETIIGAKGQANTIDASTTTGSTTFVRVDLSANSLIVNGVPTIGTLNFRVERFVNVIGTAQNDSIIGDNNNNLLIGGQGNDEIFGLNGNDTIQGGAGDDVIGGGSKNSLATSRLGDGNDIVQGGAGNDILIGGTGNDTLDGGADFDTADYSNLGTAITLQAAGIVNKGVAGIDQILNIETIIGARGQANTIDGSTGTSTTTSFNVNLSTNSLVVNGVPVLGTLNFNVQNFVNVTGTSQADTIVGNNQGNLLIGGRGNDQISGLGGKDTIIGVDPNSLQPGINEVDTLTGGADPDKFVLGDAKNPYYVGGGGFAGLNDFALITDFQTGQDQIQLKKLDGYIFGSNYIAIASPFLFDSSKTFDDSVLVATANQIVKANGVYDASSQNLASSPIFAGFDVISIFSTSYSVSDIHFV, from the coding sequence GTGTATAACAACATTATCGGCACACCATTTAATGATCTACTTGTTGGTACTGCGTTTGACGATCTAATAGTTGCTTTGCAAGGAGATGATCGAATTATTGGTAGTGCAGGCAATGATTTCATAGTTGGGGATACAGGAATTGATACTGTTGACTACAGTGAACTAGGTCAAGCTATTACTTTACAGGCTACGGGTATTGTTCAAAAAGGCAAAGTCGGAACAGATACACTCAATGGCATTGAAACTATAATTGGCGCGAAAGGACAAGCTAATACTATAGATGCTTCCACCACCACAGGTTCTACTACATTTGTTAGGGTTGATCTTTCAGCTAACAGTCTGATAGTGAATGGAGTTCCCACCATCGGCACATTGAATTTTAGAGTGGAGAGATTTGTAAATGTTATCGGTACTGCACAAAACGATAGCATCATCGGTGATAACAACAATAACCTGCTAATTGGTGGTCAAGGTAACGACGAAATTTTTGGACTCAACGGTAATGACACCATACAAGGTGGTGCTGGTGATGATGTCATAGGTGGAGGAAGTAAAAATAGTCTTGCAACTTCCCGACTGGGTGACGGTAACGATATCGTACAAGGCGGGGCTGGTAATGATATCCTGATCGGCGGTACTGGTAACGACACCCTCGATGGTGGTGCTGACTTTGATACAGCCGACTATAGTAATTTAGGTACTGCAATCACCTTACAAGCGGCTGGTATTGTCAATAAAGGCGTAGCAGGTATAGATCAAATCCTCAACATTGAAACTATCATCGGTGCAAGAGGTCAAGCCAACACCATTGACGGTTCTACCGGCACTAGCACAACCACATCATTTAACGTCAATCTCTCTACTAATAGTCTCGTCGTTAACGGTGTTCCAGTGTTAGGCACACTGAACTTTAACGTTCAAAACTTTGTTAACGTCACTGGCACTTCCCAAGCTGACACCATAGTCGGTAATAACCAAGGTAACTTATTGATTGGTGGTCGAGGCAATGATCAAATCTCTGGTCTTGGTGGTAAAGATACCATTATCGGCGTTGATCCTAACAGTCTCCAACCAGGTATTAATGAAGTAGACACCCTCACCGGAGGAGCAGATCCTGATAAATTCGTCTTAGGAGATGCGAAAAATCCCTATTATGTAGGCGGTGGCGGTTTCGCAGGTTTGAATGACTTTGCCTTGATTACTGATTTTCAAACTGGTCAGGATCAAATCCAACTCAAAAAGCTAGACGGTTATATCTTCGGTAGTAATTATATTGCGATCGCCAGTCCATTCCTATTCGATAGCAGTAAAACCTTTGATGATTCTGTGTTAGTAGCAACTGCAAATCAGATTGTGAAAGCCAATGGTGTCTACGATGCGTCTAGTCAGAATTTGGCATCCTCTCCTATATTTGCTGGTTTTGATGTCATTTCCATCTTTTCCACTAGCTACAGCGTCAGCGACATCCACTTTGTCTAG
- a CDS encoding gamma-glutamylcyclotransferase, protein MSHQSGHQHHIWVQSHHPVKLEPKLPQPLPKEPTFYYFAYGSCMCPVDLKRSLGENTHHYVIGPSILQGYRLGFYVYSPTRKCGVLDIVPDPKASVKGVLYQLPWRLSEYLDKREGVAQGLYRHELVNIHCQDQVYQDVRTYIVVDKLAEEAAPNDWYFNVVLRGAVTCGLPEEYCWHLFNHMYNLQQRNQERQLRESA, encoded by the coding sequence ATGAGTCATCAAAGCGGACATCAACACCACATTTGGGTACAATCTCATCATCCTGTAAAGTTAGAGCCAAAATTGCCACAACCGCTACCAAAAGAGCCGACGTTTTACTATTTCGCCTACGGATCGTGTATGTGTCCAGTGGATTTGAAGCGATCGCTAGGAGAAAACACCCATCATTATGTAATCGGCCCCAGTATCTTACAAGGTTACAGACTAGGATTTTATGTCTATTCCCCAACTCGCAAATGTGGTGTTTTGGATATAGTTCCAGACCCGAAAGCCAGCGTCAAGGGTGTACTGTATCAACTACCTTGGCGACTCAGTGAATATTTAGATAAACGGGAAGGCGTAGCACAAGGTCTTTATCGTCACGAATTAGTCAATATTCACTGTCAAGACCAAGTTTATCAAGATGTTCGCACCTACATAGTAGTAGACAAGCTAGCAGAAGAAGCCGCACCTAATGACTGGTACTTTAACGTTGTACTGCGTGGTGCAGTTACCTGCGGACTACCGGAGGAATATTGCTGGCACTTATTTAATCATATGTATAATCTACAACAACGAAATCAAGAGCGACAATTGAGGGAATCAGCTTGA
- a CDS encoding glycosyltransferase family 39 protein, with product MREGSFIWGHLERQHRTAEKWIDWLWLVVLLIAALLLFIVNLGDLPLRDWDEGTVAQVAKEIWRASADDLRWLYPTLGGEAYHHKPPLVHILIAGAYSLGGVNEWTTRLPGAILTSLSVPLLYWLSREIFRYRWAAVYSALVYLTMLPVVRHGRLAILDGVVVSFFLVMMLCVLRSRRDLRYCLGIGWSFGLICLTQGLMGVVLGVVAIAFLFWDTPRLLKCRYFWLAVGFGTLPALGWYTAQILHYGQDFIRNGLFYQLLNYSTFTPNHSPAPWFYVLELLKWTWPWLIFLPQTARLVWENRNMSWARLTLVWGGVYLLLISLIGAKYSCYVLPIYPCLALAFGTQLAEIENLPLFSQYPRGWVVGLSMLAVVASFGSIYFSWGTHLKTDLQLIFAAFALTMTLAAILAERGDGQFLRILFWGTYISLLLLMKSHYWVWELWEAYPVKPVAHMINRVNPNVSKIYTSFPEHRPSLNFYSDRTIIPASFPELQNYWQDNKKPYILIQASDARKLQLDSMQLVDEVGDWKLITKETNLK from the coding sequence ATGCGAGAAGGAAGCTTTATTTGGGGTCATCTAGAAAGACAGCACCGCACGGCTGAAAAATGGATTGACTGGTTATGGTTAGTAGTGTTGCTAATAGCAGCATTGTTGCTATTCATCGTGAATTTAGGCGACTTGCCGTTGCGAGACTGGGATGAAGGAACTGTGGCACAGGTGGCTAAGGAGATTTGGCGCGCCTCTGCTGATGATCTGCGTTGGTTATACCCAACTTTGGGAGGAGAGGCTTACCATCACAAGCCACCTTTAGTTCACATTCTGATTGCTGGTGCTTATTCTCTAGGCGGCGTGAATGAATGGACGACACGCTTACCAGGAGCAATTTTAACTTCTTTATCAGTACCTTTACTGTATTGGTTAAGTCGTGAGATATTTCGCTATCGTTGGGCAGCAGTTTATAGTGCTTTAGTGTATCTGACGATGCTACCTGTGGTGCGTCATGGCAGGTTAGCCATCTTAGATGGGGTAGTAGTCAGTTTCTTCTTGGTGATGATGTTGTGCGTATTGCGATCGCGCCGAGATTTACGCTATTGCTTGGGTATAGGCTGGAGTTTTGGGTTGATTTGTCTCACCCAAGGACTGATGGGTGTAGTTTTGGGTGTTGTAGCGATCGCTTTTTTATTTTGGGATACCCCCAGATTACTCAAATGTCGCTATTTTTGGCTAGCGGTTGGCTTCGGGACGTTACCTGCACTGGGTTGGTATACCGCACAAATACTACACTATGGTCAAGATTTTATTCGCAATGGCTTATTCTATCAACTCCTGAATTACAGTACATTTACCCCTAATCATTCCCCTGCACCTTGGTTTTATGTCCTAGAACTACTCAAATGGACTTGGCCTTGGTTAATTTTTTTACCACAAACTGCCCGTCTAGTGTGGGAAAATCGCAACATGAGTTGGGCAAGACTAACTCTAGTTTGGGGAGGCGTTTATTTACTGCTGATTTCTCTGATTGGTGCTAAATATTCTTGTTATGTCTTGCCGATTTACCCTTGTTTAGCTTTGGCTTTCGGGACTCAGTTAGCAGAAATCGAAAACTTACCGTTATTTTCTCAATATCCCCGTGGTTGGGTAGTGGGGTTATCAATGTTGGCTGTCGTTGCTTCTTTTGGCAGCATTTACTTTAGTTGGGGAACACATCTTAAAACTGACTTGCAGCTAATTTTTGCAGCTTTTGCTTTAACGATGACACTAGCGGCGATTTTGGCTGAACGGGGTGATGGACAATTTCTCAGAATTTTATTTTGGGGAACTTATATATCGCTATTACTGTTAATGAAATCTCATTACTGGGTGTGGGAATTGTGGGAAGCCTATCCAGTGAAACCAGTTGCACATATGATTAACCGCGTCAACCCAAATGTTAGTAAAATTTATACATCCTTTCCAGAACATCGTCCCTCACTAAACTTTTATAGCGATCGCACCATCATTCCGGCTTCCTTCCCGGAACTGCAAAATTATTGGCAAGACAACAAAAAACCCTACATCCTGATCCAAGCATCCGATGCTAGAAAACTCCAGTTAGATTCTATGCAGTTAGTTGACGAAGTTGGCGACTGGAAATTGATCACTAAAGAGACAAATTTGAAATAG
- a CDS encoding YidH family protein has product MSKTPKVDRQREHQANERTFLAWLRTSIALIGFGFAIARFGLFLRQLNFAITQKETPVNPWFNSENLGIFLVVFGVITIGLAAWRYNQVFWQIERSDYQPQRWGVWLMTGTVMILGLLSIPLLLLRNHLPSRPSAPLQPQSRDFEQ; this is encoded by the coding sequence ATGAGTAAAACGCCAAAAGTTGATCGTCAACGGGAACACCAAGCCAACGAACGGACTTTTCTGGCTTGGTTACGCACTTCTATCGCTTTAATTGGATTTGGGTTTGCGATCGCTCGTTTTGGGTTATTTTTACGTCAACTGAATTTTGCAATTACACAAAAAGAAACACCTGTTAATCCCTGGTTTAATTCAGAAAACTTAGGGATTTTTCTTGTGGTTTTTGGTGTAATTACTATTGGCTTGGCTGCGTGGCGTTACAATCAGGTATTTTGGCAAATCGAACGCAGTGATTATCAACCCCAGCGTTGGGGAGTGTGGTTAATGACTGGAACAGTCATGATTTTAGGATTGCTAAGTATTCCTTTGCTACTGTTGCGAAATCATCTTCCGTCTCGTCCTTCTGCTCCTCTACAACCCCAATCTCGTGATTTTGAACAGTAA
- a CDS encoding tetratricopeptide repeat protein, producing MGAEEALELLDKLVLDQTGKRLDNVQRDILRYLWEDRRNTYKNIAKLCRYTEGHVKAVGAELWRMLSEVLGEQVTKSTFHTVVQRFYKSQLPQRTTTIVNPALNNGKSQETEEHFLGREREITELNTRVNCGAKIILIQGQGGVGKTTLARKYLETQGFYLLELWMAQESQNIVTVESVVEEWLRGDFNEEPGKEFGINLERLRRKLRDPKRKIGVLIDNLESALDQNGCVIPEHRPYVELFRVLADPTVQSVTLITSRERLYESGVDVDCYFLTGLDQSAWEQFFAIRQIQVSSNALREMCQAFGGNAKAMKIITGTIRTDFEGNADIYWRENRGNLLIERGLENLVSSQFKRLEQMDKAAYKLLCRLGCYRYQDINHVRITGLECLLWDISEPQHRRVIKSLFDRLLIECRKGKYWLHPVICAEAIARLKQSGEWEIANRKAAEFWTNSVTTVTEPQNALMALEAYHHYMEIGDFEAAANVIIQRRPNRWDNSLSLGVLFSRLGLLETLIGAIAPLIPHLKSDYHLSVLYNILGRAYHQVSNISAAQTGNISTAIEFHHRACEIATRCNFVQEKISSMFNLGLCYIDLWEVERATHILHSVRNMVIKDDDYYQYVVYCLCCLAYLDSSVGFNQNITSMLEEVKKGLSSEKLTSWGRGVSLLFISLTYKNLGMIEAALETCSQAIQHCQHNQFSVLEARATSCLAALYREQGEFTMAISKHQEAIANMNKVADKCNLAKAHYQLGLTYQRIGETRESLENFNRAIALFNDMPAPKQVEKVRKAMAK from the coding sequence ATGGGTGCAGAAGAAGCCTTAGAGCTTTTGGATAAATTAGTTCTTGATCAAACCGGTAAACGTCTCGACAATGTTCAAAGGGATATCCTGCGTTATCTTTGGGAGGATAGAAGAAATACATATAAAAACATAGCTAAACTTTGTCGTTACACAGAAGGACACGTAAAAGCAGTTGGTGCAGAATTATGGCGAATGCTTTCCGAGGTTCTGGGAGAACAAGTCACAAAATCAACTTTTCACACAGTTGTGCAGAGATTTTACAAATCGCAACTGCCCCAAAGAACGACAACTATTGTAAATCCAGCTCTTAATAATGGCAAGTCACAAGAAACAGAAGAGCATTTTTTGGGTAGAGAACGTGAAATTACTGAACTCAACACCCGTGTTAATTGTGGTGCGAAAATTATTTTAATTCAAGGTCAAGGTGGTGTCGGTAAAACTACCCTAGCACGTAAGTATCTCGAAACACAGGGTTTTTACTTACTAGAACTATGGATGGCGCAAGAAAGCCAAAATATCGTCACTGTTGAAAGTGTCGTAGAGGAATGGCTGCGGGGAGATTTTAACGAAGAACCCGGTAAAGAGTTTGGGATTAATCTGGAAAGACTGAGGCGCAAACTTCGAGATCCTAAGAGAAAAATTGGCGTTCTGATTGACAATTTAGAATCAGCCTTAGATCAAAACGGCTGTGTGATTCCTGAACATCGTCCTTACGTAGAACTGTTTAGAGTATTAGCAGACCCCACAGTACAATCTGTCACATTAATTACCAGTCGAGAACGTCTGTATGAATCTGGTGTAGATGTTGATTGTTATTTTCTCACAGGCTTAGACCAGTCAGCTTGGGAGCAATTTTTTGCTATTCGTCAAATTCAAGTTAGTTCCAATGCACTCAGGGAAATGTGTCAAGCTTTTGGCGGTAATGCGAAGGCGATGAAAATCATCACTGGTACAATTAGGACGGATTTTGAGGGTAATGCAGATATTTATTGGCGAGAAAATCGAGGTAATTTATTAATTGAGCGTGGGTTGGAAAACTTAGTATCTAGTCAGTTTAAACGATTGGAACAAATGGATAAGGCAGCTTATAAATTGCTTTGTCGCTTAGGTTGTTATCGTTATCAAGATATCAATCATGTTAGAATAACAGGCTTAGAATGTTTGCTGTGGGATATCTCAGAACCACAACACAGAAGAGTGATCAAGTCTTTATTTGATCGTTTATTGATAGAATGCCGTAAAGGGAAATACTGGTTACATCCTGTAATTTGTGCAGAAGCGATCGCTAGATTAAAGCAAAGTGGAGAATGGGAAATCGCTAACCGCAAAGCCGCAGAGTTTTGGACTAACAGCGTTACCACAGTCACAGAACCACAAAATGCGCTGATGGCACTAGAAGCTTATCACCATTATATGGAAATTGGAGATTTTGAAGCAGCCGCCAATGTGATTATTCAACGCCGACCGAATAGATGGGATAATAGCTTATCTTTGGGTGTATTGTTCAGTCGCCTTGGTCTTTTAGAAACTTTAATTGGTGCGATCGCTCCCCTAATTCCTCATTTAAAATCTGATTATCATCTGAGTGTTCTGTACAATATTTTAGGCAGAGCATATCACCAAGTGAGTAACATTTCCGCCGCACAAACAGGTAATATTTCTACAGCCATTGAGTTTCATCATAGAGCCTGCGAAATTGCGACTAGATGTAATTTTGTGCAGGAAAAAATATCTAGTATGTTTAATTTAGGTCTATGTTACATAGATTTGTGGGAGGTAGAAAGAGCCACTCATATTTTGCATTCAGTCAGAAACATGGTAATTAAGGATGATGATTATTACCAATATGTAGTGTATTGTTTATGCTGTTTAGCTTATTTAGATTCATCTGTCGGTTTTAATCAGAATATCACTTCGATGTTAGAAGAGGTAAAAAAAGGCTTATCCAGTGAAAAATTAACCTCTTGGGGTAGAGGAGTCAGCCTATTATTTATCAGCTTAACCTACAAAAATTTAGGTATGATTGAAGCTGCCCTAGAAACTTGCAGTCAAGCTATTCAACATTGTCAACATAATCAGTTTTCCGTTTTAGAAGCAAGAGCTACATCTTGTCTAGCCGCACTGTATCGAGAACAGGGAGAATTTACAATGGCGATAAGTAAACATCAAGAAGCCATCGCCAATATGAATAAGGTGGCTGATAAGTGTAACTTAGCCAAAGCCCACTATCAGTTAGGTTTGACTTATCAAAGAATCGGTGAGACACGAGAGAGTCTAGAGAATTTTAACAGAGCGATCGCTCTATTTAACGATATGCCAGCACCCAAACAAGTTGAGAAAGTGAGAAAAGCAATGGCAAAATAG